The genomic DNA TTCCAATTCATACTTTATGCCCCGGTTAACTCTTGAAAACAATCTTTGGCTGATTTTTTCTGCTGAATCTGTTTTGCTTAACATAAAAACATACCTGAAGAATGGTTACACCTGCATTATTCCCCTGCGTACCATCATGACCGCAATAGCAGCAAGGAAGAGACTGGCGATTTTTGAAATTATCTTCACACCCGAATCCCCTACAACTCTAACTATGAATCTGGAAAAAAACAGAATAACACCTGTGATAATTATTATCGAAATCATAGCACTTACAGTGGGAAACAAGCCATACTCTCTGGTTAACAACATACCGGTGGTCAAAACAGCCGGCCCCACGATAAGCGGTACCCCTATTGGCACTGGTCCAAGCTGCTCTGGTTCAATTCGTCTCATTGACTTCTCCACTGTGAGCAAATCATTGACAGATATGATAAACAGAATGATCCCTCCAGCAATAAGAAAATCAGATACCGTTACACCTAAAAGCCTCAACAATGCCTCTCCTCCAAAAAGAAACAACATTGAAACAAGCATCGCTGTAACAATGGAAGAGACAATGATCTTGTTTACGGTCTTTTTACCAGCCCCCTCAACCATCCCTATAAAAATCGGTATTAGTCCGATTGGATCTACAGCGACAAAGAGAGGGACAAAACAGACCCAAAAATATTCAAGCATCAGTTACACCCTGTTTGGACTAAAGGTTTATCTAAATCCCTGCCGAATATTTTTCCAGTGCTTTTTTCACAGAGTTTCGAATCTCCAGATCCAAAAGTCCGTTTGTGGCTACATACTGTCTGGTGTGCACATTGACATCCTCACCATTATGCCCTTTCATCATCCCACCGGCTTCAAGAAGAATAGATGCACCGGCCACAAAATCCCAAGGCTTTTCATCAAACTCTATCAAGGCATCGGCCTTACCCTCTGCAAGATAGGTCAGATTTCTGCAAGATGCACCAAGCATTCTGATATTGAAAAACTTGTTTGAAACTTCTGACAACACCCCAAGCTTTACCTTACCCTCCTGATGAACACCAGAATCGTAAAGCAAAGTAGCATCTTCAAGAGCAGAGCTTTCAGAGACCTTTATTGGAGTATCATTCTTAAAGGCTCCAGCTCCTCTTTCCGCGGTGTAGAGTTCCTCGTATGAAGGCAGATAGATCACACCAGCCGCAAACTCCCCCTTATACATCAACCCGATACAAACTCCATACATGTTTATTCCACGAATGAAATTATGGGTACCATCAAGAGGGTCAATAACCCAAAGATAATCATCTCCCCCCTGCTCCCCGCTCTCTTCTGCCAGTATCGAATGGGAGGGATAATCCCCTTTTATTCTCTGAATGATCATCCTCTCAGATTCTTTGTCAAGATTAGTAACCAGACTCTTATCAGCCTTCTTCTCCACCTGTTTTATGCTCTCAAAATGTTTGAAAAGAAAGTCCCCTGCTTCCAGAGCTGCTTTCTGCGCTGTTTTCATAAAATCATTCATTTCAGGTCTCCTGCTTATTAAGCTGAGTGGAAAGAGAAAAATACAAGAGAAAGATGTGCCAAAAATTTCACCATCTGAGAGTACGCTCAAATAACAGAATCGCGTACGTAGCGAAAATTCCAGTCATGCATTACCGGCTGAAATCCAAATGAAAGCAAATCCTGTTTCAACTGCTCAACAGAACGCTCATCTGCAATTTCAAACTGAGAAACCGATGAATCTGAATCTTTATGACCCACATAGGTGGAAACCCCTGCAGACATCTTGGTAGGACCCATTGGAAGAATGGAATCTCTCAGCTCTCCGGACTCTCTGGTCGAAACTGTTATGCCTACGGTATTCAGGAAGATTCTCGATGCCACTATGAACTGTACAAACTTCCTGTCATTAACGCTATGTTCAACCGGAAAATCAGAAGCAAACGGGCGCAATCTTGGAAATGAGAGTGAAATCTCAGTTGAGGGGTACTTGCTCTGAAGATAGAGGGCATGAACAGCAGAATAAAACACTTCAGCATATGGATTATGAAGACCAAGAAGTGCACCTACCGTTACAGAACGGATCCCCCCCTTACATGCACGCTCGGGAGCTAAAAGCCTGAACAGAAAATCTTCCTTTGGTCCACCCCTGTGGAGATTTTTGTATAGGGGCTCGTTATATGTCTCCTGATAAATCGTAAGTCCGTCAACCCCACAGTTTATAAGCTCACTGTATTCACTTTGCGATAAAGGGTACACTTCGATAGATATAGATGAGAAAAATTCTTTCAGCACCCTTACGCACTCTTTGAGATAACCGACCCCTGCAGCCCTGCGTGATTCTCCGGTAAGCAGCAGAATATGACGGATTCCCATACTGCTTATTCTCTGTGCTTCCCGGCGCACTTCACTGATCGGAAGATGCTTGCGGGGGATTTTGTTCTGAATAGAAAAAGAGCAATAGGGACAGACGTTTTCACAGATGTTTGAGACATAAATTGGCGTAAAAAGAAAAATAACATTGCCGAACTGACGCCTTGTGATATCTCTTGCCCTGCAGGCCATCTCCTCCAGATAAGGCGAGGCGGCATCGCTTATAAGTGTGAGAAAGTCAAAAGGAGTAAGACGATTACTGGAAAGGGCACAACGAACCTTGTGATCAGAGACCGAAGAGAAAAACGTATCAAAATCGAAATCGGCATATTGTTGGAACTGCTCATGAAAACTCATTTTTCCTTCTACTCTCCAAGGAATCCGGTAAGGGGTGAGGATGCCCGAGCTTTAGAGGAAACAGAACTTAGCCCCGCAAGGTAGGCTAGACGACCAGCTTCCACCGCAAGCCTGAAAGCTCTTGCCATGCTCACCGGATCATCACTTGTGGCAATTGCGGTATTGAGCAAAACGGCATCTACCCCAATCTCCATTGCCTGTGCAGCATGGGAGGGTTTTCCGATACCGGCATCCACGATAACAGGGATTGTCATTTCTGAAACCAAAATTTCAATAAGCTCAAGGGTTTTTAAACCGCGATTACTGCCAATGGGTGCTCCAAGAGGCATTACAGCCACAGCCCCGGCATCCGCAAGACGTCTTGCGGTGTAAAGATCGGGACTCATGTAGGGAAGAACAACAAAACCATCCTTTACAAGAATCTCTGTTGCACGCACCGTTTCAAAATTATCGGGAAGCAGATAAACGTTATCAGATATCACCTCGATTTTTATCCAGTTTCCACATCCCATTGCACGTGCAAGACGGGCCAAACGAACAGCTTCCTCTGCCGTGCGGGCTCCGGAGGTGTTGGGAAGAAGTATTTTATCCTCAGGAATACAGGAAAGCATGTTTTCCCCTGGATTGTCAAAATCGATGCGTCTGAGAGCAACGGTAATTATGTCACACTGTGCTGCATCGAGCACATCCTTTATTATTCTGTCATCCCTGTATTTTCCCGATCCAGTGATTAGTCTTGACCGAACGACCTTCGAACCAATCACAAGCTCATCATTATTTTTACCAACCATAATCATCCCCCACCAACAAAACGAAGAATCTCCAGTACATCACCTTCATCGGGAGATGTGTGTGCAAATTGAGAACGTTCCAGAATTTTCCCATTCAGCTCAACCACAACCTGTGTGGGTTCTATTGAGCGGGAAAGTATAATATCAAGAACTGTTGATCCATTTTCAACAGATACTTCATTTCCGTTAAGACAAATTTTTCCCATTTATATTCTCAACCTT from Chitinispirillum alkaliphilum includes the following:
- a CDS encoding Multiple antibiotic resistance protein marC, with the protein product MLEYFWVCFVPLFVAVDPIGLIPIFIGMVEGAGKKTVNKIIVSSIVTAMLVSMLFLFGGEALLRLLGVTVSDFLIAGGIILFIISVNDLLTVEKSMRRIEPEQLGPVPIGVPLIVGPAVLTTGMLLTREYGLFPTVSAMISIIIITGVILFFSRFIVRVVGDSGVKIISKIASLFLAAIAVMMVRRGIMQV
- a CDS encoding thiamine biosynthesis protein ThiS; protein product: MGKICLNGNEVSVENGSTVLDIILSRSIEPTQVVVELNGKILERSQFAHTSPDEGDVLEILRFVGGG
- a CDS encoding Inositol-1-monophosphatase — its product is MNDFMKTAQKAALEAGDFLFKHFESIKQVEKKADKSLVTNLDKESERMIIQRIKGDYPSHSILAEESGEQGGDDYLWVIDPLDGTHNFIRGINMYGVCIGLMYKGEFAAGVIYLPSYEELYTAERGAGAFKNDTPIKVSESSALEDATLLYDSGVHQEGKVKLGVLSEVSNKFFNIRMLGASCRNLTYLAEGKADALIEFDEKPWDFVAGASILLEAGGMMKGHNGEDVNVHTRQYVATNGLLDLEIRNSVKKALEKYSAGI
- a CDS encoding thiamine biosynthesis protein ThiH is translated as MSFHEQFQQYADFDFDTFFSSVSDHKVRCALSSNRLTPFDFLTLISDAASPYLEEMACRARDITRRQFGNVIFLFTPIYVSNICENVCPYCSFSIQNKIPRKHLPISEVRREAQRISSMGIRHILLLTGESRRAAGVGYLKECVRVLKEFFSSISIEVYPLSQSEYSELINCGVDGLTIYQETYNEPLYKNLHRGGPKEDFLFRLLAPERACKGGIRSVTVGALLGLHNPYAEVFYSAVHALYLQSKYPSTEISLSFPRLRPFASDFPVEHSVNDRKFVQFIVASRIFLNTVGITVSTRESGELRDSILPMGPTKMSAGVSTYVGHKDSDSSVSQFEIADERSVEQLKQDLLSFGFQPVMHDWNFRYVRDSVI
- a CDS encoding thiamine biosynthesis protein ThiG encodes the protein MVGKNNDELVIGSKVVRSRLITGSGKYRDDRIIKDVLDAAQCDIITVALRRIDFDNPGENMLSCIPEDKILLPNTSGARTAEEAVRLARLARAMGCGNWIKIEVISDNVYLLPDNFETVRATEILVKDGFVVLPYMSPDLYTARRLADAGAVAVMPLGAPIGSNRGLKTLELIEILVSEMTIPVIVDAGIGKPSHAAQAMEIGVDAVLLNTAIATSDDPVSMARAFRLAVEAGRLAYLAGLSSVSSKARASSPLTGFLGE